Proteins from a genomic interval of Brachionichthys hirsutus isolate HB-005 unplaced genomic scaffold, CSIRO-AGI_Bhir_v1 contig_1466, whole genome shotgun sequence:
- the LOC137916201 gene encoding N(4)-(beta-N-acetylglucosaminyl)-L-asparaginase-like: protein MAAPLLLSTYLLLLPLGQAALPVVINTWPFKNAAAAAWNTLQSGGSVLDAVEKGCALCEVEQCDGTVGYGGSPDETGETTLDAMIMNGDTMEVGAVANLRRIKNAIGVARAVMERTDQTMLVGESASVFAEDMGFIAEDLTTIKSTNIFSNWLKGNCQPNYRKNVVPDPSKSCGPYKPSVALKQSNRTRHANTNSHDTIGIIALDQDGHVAAGTSTNGLTHKVPGRVGDSPVIGAGAYADRSAGAAAATGDGDIMMCFLPSYLAVELMRAGADPSTACEAAISRIKRHYPQFFGAIICANTTGHYGAACNKAPTLSQFHYMVSTSETNTPVQKSVNCF, encoded by the exons ATggcggcgccgctgctgctTTCTACatacctcctcctgctcccgctGGGACAGGCCGCTCTGCCCGTCGTCATCAACACATGGCCGTTCAAGAACGCGGCGGCTGCAG CGTGGAACACCCTGCAGTCGGGCGGCTCAGTGTTGGATGCTGTTGAAAAGGGGTGTGCCCTCTGCGAGGTGGAGCAGTGCGACGGCACGGTTGGCTACGGCGGGAGCCCCGATGAGACCGGAGAGACCACGCTGGATGCCATGATAATGAACGG GGATACGATGGAGGTGGGTGCAGTAGCAAATCTAAGAAGAATCAAGAATGCCATCGGAGTGGCTAGAGCAGTGATGGAGCGAACTGACCAGACGATGCTAGTAGGAGAGTCAG cCTCTGTGTTTGCAGAGGACATGGGTTTCATAGCAGAGGACCTGACAACCATCAAGTCTACGAATATTTTCTCCAACTGGCTGAAGGGCAACTGCCAACCTAATTAtcgaaag AATGTGGTTCCTGACCCTTCCAAGTCCTGCGGACCATACAAGCCCAGCGTAGCACTAAAGCAGAGCAACAGAACACGGCATGCTAACACAAACTCCCACGACACCATCG GGATTATTGCTCTTGATCAAGACGGCCATGTGGCTGCTGGTACATCCACTAATGGACTAACTCACAAAGTTCCAGG ACGTGTTGGGGACTCTCCCGTCATTGGAGCGGGGGCCTATGCAGACAGGTCGGCTGGTGCCGCTGCAGCTACCGGAGACGGCGACATCATGATGTGCTTTCTGCCGAG TTACTTGGCCGTGGAGCTGATGAGGGCCGGGGCAGATCCCTCGACAGCCTGCGAGGCGGCCATATCCAGAATCAAGAGGCATTACCCACAATTCTTTGGAGCAATAATCTGCGCGAACACAACAGGTCATTATG GTGCAGCCTGCAACAAAGCCCCCACCCTCTCACAATTCCACTACATGGTGTCGACCTCTGAGACGAACACGCCCGTCCAGAAATCTGTCAACTGCTTTTAA